The following proteins are encoded in a genomic region of Montipora foliosa isolate CH-2021 chromosome 10, ASM3666993v2, whole genome shotgun sequence:
- the LOC137973040 gene encoding ras-related protein Rab-3-like: protein MANANDKQWQKDAADQNFDYMFKLLIIGNSAVGKTSFLFRYADDSFTSAFVSTVGIDFKVKTVFRNDKRVKLQIWDTAGQERYRTITTAYYRGAMGFILMYDISNEESFQAVQDWSTQVKTYSWSNAQVILVGNKCDMEEDRVVSYERGKQLADQLGLEFFETSAKDNVNVKQVFERLVDIICDKMSESLDSDPTIVSGQKPGTTNLSEKPPQKQESGCSC, encoded by the exons ATGGCGAACGCCAACGATAAACAGTGGCAGAAGGATGCCGCCGATCAAAATTTCGATTACATGTTCAAGCTTTTGATTATTGGAAATTCTGCAGTGGGAAAGACGTCATTTCTTTTCCGCTATGCCGATGATTCGTTCACATCGGCGTTTGTTTCAACGGTAGGAATCGATTTTAAAGTAAAGACGGTCTTTCGGAACGATAAGCGAGTCAAACTTCAAATATGGGACACGG CTGGACAGGAAAGATATCGGACCATAACGACTGCATATTATCGTGGAGCGATGGGTTTCATTCTCATGTATGACATTTCAAACGAAGAGTCTTTCCAAGCAGTCCAGGACTG GTCAACACAAGTAAAGACGTACTCTTGGTCTAATGCACAGGTAATACTTGTTGGTAATAAGTGTGACATGGAGGAAGACAGAGTGGTCTCTTATGAAAGAGGGAAGCAGTTAGCCGATCAATTAGGGCTTGAATTCTTTGAGACAAGTGCCAAGGATAATGTAAATGTCAAGCAGGTGTTTGAACGACTGGTGGACATCATTTGCGATAAGATGTCTGAGAGCTTAGATTCAGATCCAACGATTGTTAGTGGACAGAAACCAGGGACTACAAATCTATCTGAAAAGCCACCACAGAAACAAGAGAGTGGCTGTAGTTGTTGA